In the Deltaproteobacteria bacterium genome, one interval contains:
- a CDS encoding KpsF/GutQ family sugar-phosphate isomerase, whose product MASNEEIIELGHKVLDSEINALKQIRARVGDSFVEVVRAILACKGTVILSGVGKPYFIAQKISASMASTGTPSIALHPVDALHGDMGRIRDGDVVIVLSNSGVSSEIVDFTRATKALEIKRIAMTCRPESTMANLCDLVLDLGQLEEACPMGVAPSTTSTAMLALGDALTLALVELRGFTIDSFARNHPGGSLGKRLSAVETMMRGLDDTAVVTRTQTILETLGIVAEKRGGAAFVVDAQGKLLGVFTDGDVRRLLTAKSGSLSEAIEGSMTKNPKSIEPGASVEVALDMLRSHQINCLAVVDADGLLVGHLDIQDIA is encoded by the coding sequence ATGGCATCAAACGAAGAGATCATTGAGCTGGGTCACAAAGTTCTCGATTCCGAAATCAATGCTTTAAAGCAAATTCGGGCTCGCGTCGGTGACTCATTTGTAGAGGTGGTAAGAGCAATTCTTGCCTGCAAGGGTACCGTAATACTCAGTGGGGTTGGGAAACCCTATTTCATTGCGCAGAAAATATCTGCCTCGATGGCCTCCACCGGCACACCATCCATCGCGCTTCATCCTGTGGATGCACTGCATGGTGATATGGGCCGAATTCGCGATGGTGATGTGGTGATTGTTCTTTCCAACAGCGGGGTTAGTTCCGAGATCGTTGATTTCACAAGAGCGACGAAAGCCCTCGAAATAAAACGCATTGCTATGACATGCCGCCCTGAGAGTACCATGGCCAATCTGTGTGATTTGGTTCTGGACTTGGGGCAGCTCGAAGAAGCCTGTCCAATGGGCGTTGCGCCTTCTACCACGAGTACTGCGATGCTCGCTTTGGGCGATGCGCTAACACTCGCGCTCGTCGAGCTAAGGGGCTTTACGATTGATTCCTTCGCTCGAAATCATCCCGGTGGAAGTCTTGGGAAGAGACTCAGCGCCGTAGAAACCATGATGCGCGGACTTGATGACACTGCGGTTGTTACGCGTACCCAAACGATTTTGGAAACCCTGGGAATTGTTGCAGAGAAGCGTGGCGGCGCAGCGTTCGTTGTGGATGCACAAGGCAAGTTATTGGGAGTTTTTACCGATGGTGATGTGAGGCGCCTACTCACTGCTAAGTCCGGTTCTTTGTCTGAAGCCATCGAAGGCTCAATGACGAAGAACCCAAAGTCTATCGAGCCTGGAGCTTCGGTTGAGGTTGCGCTTGATATGCTAAGAAGCCACCAAATTAACTGCTTGGCTGTGGTAGACGCAGACGGATTATTGGTAGGCCATCTCGATATTCAGGACATTGCCTAG
- a CDS encoding glycosyltransferase family 4 protein: protein MTSEKKLRLLVEGWRWIPHSYALVNAFQLLELNQRENVEIFIRDIPYPSESWQPTKELLSADEEELLESFQVWNGEDIDAVYRIAFPADLSPPPVSGVPVFVFLTAEYQKFMPDFFVNGTAADIPNLDYLHFITPSKWSQVAFQDYGRPCHVIPHGVDRTKLYRMSDSERSEARGSLKIEDKFVWLNISAMTGNKGLDVLLRAFAQLCMEETQSVLFLKGLNGLYNSDYYLNQWLEVLPEKHRDLVKSRIFCTQASLPYSEVNRLFNLADCYVAPYRAEGFNMPVLESAGCGLPVLVSDGGSTADFINEDVARTIRTTLVENDERTYLDPDVDDLISKMREVRDDASFRERVVTEGPKHVEKSYGWAGIVDQLIAVISKTCR, encoded by the coding sequence GTGACAAGTGAGAAAAAATTAAGACTGCTGGTTGAGGGTTGGCGATGGATCCCGCACTCGTATGCTTTGGTGAATGCGTTTCAATTGTTAGAACTCAATCAACGCGAGAATGTTGAGATTTTTATTCGAGACATCCCTTACCCCTCCGAAAGTTGGCAACCGACGAAGGAGCTTTTGAGCGCGGACGAAGAAGAACTCTTGGAGTCCTTCCAGGTTTGGAATGGTGAAGACATTGATGCGGTATATCGTATTGCGTTTCCCGCAGATCTTTCGCCTCCACCGGTTTCAGGAGTGCCGGTATTTGTATTTTTAACTGCTGAATATCAAAAGTTCATGCCAGACTTCTTTGTGAATGGCACAGCCGCAGACATACCGAATTTGGATTACCTGCATTTCATTACGCCATCTAAGTGGAGCCAAGTTGCTTTTCAAGACTACGGTAGACCATGTCATGTGATCCCACACGGGGTAGATAGAACGAAACTCTATCGAATGAGCGACTCTGAAAGGTCAGAGGCTCGCGGTTCGCTTAAGATAGAGGATAAGTTTGTCTGGCTAAATATCAGCGCCATGACCGGTAACAAGGGATTGGATGTCTTGTTACGCGCCTTCGCTCAGCTTTGCATGGAAGAAACGCAAAGTGTTCTTTTTCTTAAAGGACTCAATGGCTTATACAACAGTGACTATTACCTTAATCAGTGGTTAGAAGTATTGCCCGAGAAACATAGGGATTTAGTTAAATCGAGAATTTTTTGTACTCAAGCATCACTGCCTTATTCAGAGGTCAATAGACTTTTTAATCTTGCCGACTGTTATGTCGCCCCTTACCGAGCTGAAGGCTTCAATATGCCTGTTTTAGAATCTGCAGGTTGTGGGCTGCCGGTATTGGTGAGTGATGGTGGAAGCACTGCGGATTTTATCAATGAAGATGTGGCACGAACCATACGCACGACGCTGGTTGAAAATGACGAAAGAACTTATCTCGATCCAGACGTAGATGATTTGATTTCTAAAATGAGAGAGGTACGCGATGATGCCTCATTTCGAGAACGGGTGGTGACAGAAGGCCCCAAGCATGTTGAAAAGAGTTATGGTTGGGCTGGGATCGTAGACCAATTGATAGCCGTCATCTCAAAAACCTGCCGTTGA